The proteins below come from a single uncultured Carboxylicivirga sp. genomic window:
- a CDS encoding family 16 glycosylhydrolase: MKKVYLFIFALCFVTIAGAQSYELVWEENFDGDALNPAIWNIEKSEGVWNTGSNSELQHYTSDNVMVGDDGDGNNCLILTARKESYNGYAFTSGRINTKNKFAFKYGKIEARIKLPDLANGLWPAFWLLGNTQNGWPACGEIDIMEAGHADGITNNQQNTTFGGALHWEYNDSYAGYGYSAQAPTALNSDYHTFTMVWNAANISMYLDNSPSAYYSMNVDGEDAEEFRDYSMYLLLNLAVGGMFPDIYNNDDVTAPMPAQMLVDYIKVYQKTDEGELITSMPLYGNLAVFADGKAYDNALDLSFDASITTEGLSTRSAETAVEGTEVLSYNVTSGTDFNIHILSSAVKDLSKISSTGSVDVYLKTNIQDDFQIGLGDADDNESFITLGTSSGKNVNRNQTWSRVAIPLQSLTNIDYSKIDDVFTLKGVSSSDGYISIDKIIISNTTANFDLFGIFTENPSITEKFIIDDISGHLYIWNNTMAAIEEAPSYDGVDVLAFTSPASNTWFGYGLFSDAGLDLSQFADGYLKFSIRTSSSAEFWVGVGGADGTEAKIPFVEGSDPDGFVRDGKWHQVTLPVSDMVAKGLDLTSCGSAFMLGGAPYISDILVDDIFFSASPDDIENTAYNPNADTALPNEDDNGITSYYYGIYTENSNITDRFVIDEESGHIYIWSGTLSALEGGVPYDGVDQLYFKSGNAGWYGFGIFSDEALNLSHFANGTLSLSLKTTSDNEFWFGIGGAAGTEGKITCNSLSDYNIDRDGEWHRVVIPMQTLIAQGLDLQACGNVFMLGGASISDIAIDDVILTAGTEQPENPDMNIPNAIHSFDEALVKMYPVPAHDKLFIETSTTIKSIDIFNQVGSVCANYQNITSMKADLSISDLNKGIYLLKINLEDGTCIVKKLMVK, encoded by the coding sequence ATGAAAAAAGTTTATCTGTTTATTTTTGCCTTGTGTTTTGTAACTATAGCCGGGGCGCAAAGTTATGAATTGGTTTGGGAAGAAAACTTCGATGGGGATGCATTAAATCCTGCTATCTGGAATATTGAAAAAAGCGAAGGGGTTTGGAATACCGGTTCAAACAGCGAATTACAACATTACACATCCGATAATGTTATGGTAGGTGATGATGGAGATGGTAATAATTGCTTAATACTTACAGCTCGAAAAGAATCTTATAATGGTTATGCATTTACATCGGGCCGTATCAATACTAAAAATAAGTTTGCTTTTAAGTACGGAAAGATTGAAGCACGCATAAAACTGCCAGATTTAGCAAATGGTTTATGGCCGGCTTTTTGGCTTTTGGGTAATACCCAAAACGGTTGGCCTGCTTGTGGCGAAATTGATATAATGGAGGCCGGACACGCAGATGGTATTACCAATAATCAGCAAAATACTACTTTTGGCGGAGCCTTACATTGGGAATACAACGATAGTTATGCTGGTTATGGTTATAGTGCACAAGCTCCAACTGCATTAAATAGCGATTATCATACATTTACCATGGTTTGGAATGCAGCTAATATCAGCATGTATTTAGATAACAGTCCAAGCGCCTATTACTCAATGAATGTGGATGGTGAGGATGCTGAAGAGTTTCGCGATTATTCGATGTATCTTTTACTTAATCTTGCCGTGGGGGGAATGTTTCCAGATATCTATAACAACGATGATGTAACAGCACCAATGCCTGCCCAGATGTTGGTGGATTATATTAAAGTTTATCAGAAAACTGATGAGGGAGAGTTAATCACATCTATGCCATTGTATGGCAATTTAGCTGTTTTTGCCGATGGTAAAGCTTATGATAACGCTTTGGATCTTTCTTTTGATGCTTCAATTACTACAGAGGGGTTATCAACAAGAAGTGCAGAAACAGCAGTTGAAGGAACAGAGGTACTGTCTTACAACGTTACTTCGGGAACCGATTTTAATATTCATATTTTATCATCGGCAGTTAAAGATTTATCTAAAATATCATCAACGGGTAGTGTCGATGTTTATTTAAAAACTAATATTCAGGATGATTTTCAGATTGGTTTAGGAGATGCTGATGATAACGAAAGTTTTATTACTCTTGGTACATCATCTGGTAAAAATGTAAATCGCAACCAAACCTGGTCGAGAGTTGCAATTCCGCTGCAAAGTCTTACTAACATTGATTATTCAAAGATTGATGATGTATTTACCCTTAAAGGAGTGTCTAGTTCTGATGGATATATTTCAATTGATAAGATTATTATCTCCAATACAACTGCTAATTTTGACTTATTTGGAATCTTTACAGAGAATCCATCCATAACAGAAAAGTTTATTATTGATGATATTTCAGGTCATCTTTATATATGGAATAATACCATGGCTGCCATCGAAGAGGCTCCAAGTTATGATGGTGTTGATGTACTGGCCTTTACCTCACCAGCCAGTAATACATGGTTTGGTTATGGATTGTTTTCTGATGCCGGGCTTGATCTGTCTCAGTTTGCAGACGGCTATCTGAAGTTTTCGATTCGCACGTCATCTTCTGCTGAATTTTGGGTAGGTGTTGGAGGAGCTGATGGCACCGAAGCAAAAATACCATTTGTTGAGGGTTCAGATCCTGATGGTTTTGTTCGCGATGGGAAATGGCATCAAGTAACTTTGCCTGTTAGTGATATGGTAGCAAAAGGGCTTGATCTAACGTCGTGTGGTAGTGCTTTTATGTTAGGAGGGGCTCCTTATATTTCAGATATTTTAGTTGATGATATCTTTTTTTCCGCAAGCCCTGATGATATTGAAAACACAGCTTATAATCCAAACGCCGATACGGCTTTACCTAATGAGGATGACAATGGAATAACTTCATATTATTATGGAATTTACACCGAAAATTCAAACATCACAGATCGTTTTGTGATTGATGAAGAGAGCGGCCATATTTATATTTGGTCAGGAACCTTATCTGCTTTAGAAGGTGGTGTTCCCTATGATGGTGTTGATCAATTGTATTTCAAGAGTGGAAATGCAGGTTGGTATGGTTTTGGAATTTTTTCTGATGAGGCATTAAACCTGTCTCATTTTGCCAATGGAACTCTTTCGTTGTCATTAAAAACTACATCCGATAATGAATTCTGGTTTGGTATCGGTGGAGCTGCCGGAACAGAAGGTAAAATAACTTGTAACAGTTTGTCGGATTATAATATTGACAGAGATGGAGAATGGCACCGAGTTGTAATACCTATGCAGACTCTTATTGCACAGGGCCTTGATTTGCAGGCTTGTGGTAATGTTTTTATGTTAGGAGGAGCAAGTATTAGTGATATTGCCATTGATGATGTTATTTTAACAGCCGGTACGGAACAGCCCGAGAATCCTGATATGAATATACCTAATGCTATACATTCATTTGACGAAGCACTGGTAAAAATGTATCCGGTTCCTGCCCACGATAAATTATTTATCGAAACATCTACCACAATTAAAAGTATTGATATTTTTAATCAGGTGGGTAGTGTATGTGCAAACTATCAAAATATAACAAGTATGAAAGCTGACTTATCAATCAGCGATTTAAACAAAGGAATTTATCTGCTTAAAATAAATTTAGAGGATGGAACCTGTATTGTTAAAAAACTAATGGTTAAATAG
- a CDS encoding family 16 glycosylhydrolase, translating to MNPHIYKIFSFTIVFSFLIISQKIKAQECQTLVWSDEFETPNLNLNNWTYETGNGQDGWGTGQLDYATNRTENVRIENGKLVLELRKENYAGYQYTSGRLVSYQKQSFQYGRIEARIKGVDTQGLGFAFWMLGDDYETVWWPKCGEIDIMENTGSDPSFNIGTAHFQESWGHHYNQGSYTLPSGKFADDFHTFALEWTPHHLKWFIDDVNYHTFDISEPINGYRPFDRPFFIILSVGVGGSYSGNPDATTQFPMSAEIDYIRVYKGAFSAFIEGENSVMVGDKSTTYTIDTPGATTYNWTVPEGATITSGQGSNKIMVNWGSISGDIIVETSGTCGDNTYALPVEVQSHHSGNNIALNKTAFASSQENVSYAATYCVDGDESTRWASSWNEPEWIYVDLQDTYDINQVILKWQYARASAYEIQISDNALDWNTIYTETAGNGETDNITLNGSGRYLRVLCNQRNTEWGFSLFELEVYGSTPTEINENLFESIKLYPNPAKNQVIISDPDHLLTQISLFNSVGQNLKTIHVQSSITTIQLVGLPNGMYYLQGSNRIKTIVKPFIISK from the coding sequence ATGAATCCACACATCTACAAAATATTCTCTTTTACAATAGTATTTTCTTTTCTCATCATATCACAAAAGATAAAAGCTCAAGAATGCCAAACATTGGTTTGGTCTGACGAATTTGAAACGCCCAATTTAAATTTGAACAATTGGACGTACGAAACCGGCAATGGACAAGATGGTTGGGGAACCGGCCAGCTGGATTATGCTACTAACCGAACTGAGAATGTTAGAATAGAAAATGGGAAACTCGTATTGGAGCTACGTAAAGAAAATTATGCAGGATATCAATATACCAGCGGACGATTGGTAAGTTATCAGAAACAATCATTTCAATATGGTCGTATTGAGGCACGTATCAAGGGAGTTGATACGCAAGGTTTAGGATTTGCCTTTTGGATGCTTGGCGATGATTACGAAACCGTTTGGTGGCCAAAGTGTGGCGAAATTGATATAATGGAAAATACAGGTAGCGATCCTTCTTTTAATATCGGTACCGCTCATTTTCAGGAGTCGTGGGGCCATCATTACAACCAGGGAAGTTACACCCTTCCATCGGGTAAGTTTGCCGATGACTTCCACACTTTTGCGTTGGAATGGACTCCTCATCACCTTAAATGGTTTATTGATGATGTTAATTATCACACTTTTGATATATCAGAACCCATCAATGGTTACCGGCCTTTTGATCGACCCTTCTTTATTATTTTAAGCGTTGGTGTAGGTGGTAGTTACAGCGGGAACCCCGATGCCACAACACAGTTTCCCATGAGTGCCGAGATTGATTATATAAGAGTTTACAAAGGTGCTTTTAGTGCATTTATCGAAGGCGAAAATTCGGTTATGGTGGGTGACAAGAGCACAACTTACACTATTGATACTCCCGGAGCTACTACCTATAATTGGACAGTTCCTGAAGGAGCCACCATTACATCAGGTCAGGGAAGCAATAAAATAATGGTTAATTGGGGTTCAATTAGCGGAGACATTATAGTTGAAACCTCAGGTACCTGTGGCGATAACACCTACGCACTACCGGTAGAAGTTCAATCGCATCATTCGGGTAACAATATTGCGTTGAACAAAACAGCATTTGCTTCCTCTCAGGAAAATGTCAGTTATGCCGCTACTTACTGTGTTGACGGAGATGAATCAACCCGATGGGCAAGTAGCTGGAACGAACCCGAATGGATTTATGTTGATCTACAGGATACCTACGATATTAATCAGGTAATTTTGAAATGGCAGTATGCCCGAGCCTCAGCTTATGAAATACAGATTTCGGATAATGCACTGGATTGGAATACGATCTACACCGAAACTGCCGGCAATGGCGAAACCGATAATATAACCTTAAATGGAAGCGGGCGGTATTTGCGTGTACTGTGTAATCAGCGAAATACAGAATGGGGCTTCAGCCTGTTTGAATTGGAAGTGTACGGAAGTACTCCTACTGAAATAAACGAAAACTTATTCGAATCCATCAAGCTCTATCCTAATCCGGCAAAAAATCAGGTAATCATTAGCGATCCTGATCATTTACTTACACAAATAAGTCTCTTTAACTCGGTGGGACAAAACTTAAAAACCATTCATGTTCAATCGTCGATCACAACTATTCAACTTGTTGGTTTACCCAACGGTATGTACTATTTACAAGGGAGTAACCGGATAAAAACCATTGTTAAGCCTTTTATTATTTCGAAATAA
- a CDS encoding DUF6377 domain-containing protein, giving the protein MKKSILLLSYILVSVLASGQSSPELDSLYSELNKTMQERSKYEAIKENKIIGLKSLLNESDLTTEREFYINNKLLNEYLPYNFDSTVHYIDRNLELARINNNLEFKNETNLHLAYLLAYSGRYLEALNVAQHIAIKHITKEQKQEYYSIFTKIYSELFLFTPAKENIEFYRDRYHAYADTLMNLLNTSSEEYLAIKEKEYRDNRNMVDCKRINNQRLAMAEPGTRTYSTITFERAILYKMENDNESAKKYLILSAISDIKAAVKDNASLTDLAMVLFNENNIDDAYRYIMFSFEDAAFYNSRLRYVQISNILPLISEAYQLKTDRQKAELRRYLIIISLLSLILLIAIIAIFNQIKSMRNAKNELIKVNDRLLELNDELKTANDELNTLNHDLIESDLVKEHYIGSFLAICSDYIDKLDSFRKMVNKNIVAHKVEELYTTTKSRKLIDKEVDDFYNSFDNIFLHLFPDFVDRINALLLEDERIVLKKDEALPTEIRIFALIRLGIKDSSKIAHLLRYSVNTIYNYRVKIKNKAAVPRDDFEDYVMKIGSKIE; this is encoded by the coding sequence ATGAAAAAATCTATTTTACTTCTTTCTTATATTCTTGTGTCTGTTTTGGCATCAGGCCAAAGTTCACCTGAGCTCGATTCGTTATACTCCGAGCTTAACAAAACCATGCAAGAACGAAGTAAATACGAAGCAATTAAGGAAAATAAGATTATTGGTTTAAAAAGTTTGCTGAATGAGTCGGACCTTACTACCGAACGAGAATTTTATATTAACAACAAGCTATTAAACGAATACCTCCCTTATAACTTTGATTCAACGGTTCATTATATCGATCGAAATTTAGAATTAGCCCGAATCAATAATAATCTCGAATTTAAAAACGAAACCAATCTTCATCTTGCTTATTTACTTGCTTATTCGGGCAGATATTTAGAAGCCCTGAATGTAGCACAGCATATTGCAATCAAACACATTACTAAAGAACAGAAGCAGGAATATTACAGCATCTTTACTAAAATCTATTCCGAATTATTTCTATTTACTCCTGCTAAAGAGAACATTGAATTTTATCGAGACAGATATCATGCCTATGCCGATACTCTGATGAATTTGCTAAACACATCAAGCGAAGAATACCTGGCTATTAAAGAAAAGGAATATCGCGACAACAGAAACATGGTTGACTGCAAACGCATTAACAACCAACGACTGGCAATGGCCGAACCTGGCACTCGCACCTACTCCACTATAACTTTTGAGCGAGCCATCTTATACAAAATGGAGAATGATAATGAATCAGCTAAAAAATATTTGATTCTATCAGCCATTTCGGATATTAAAGCTGCTGTAAAAGATAATGCCTCGTTAACCGATTTGGCAATGGTACTTTTTAACGAGAATAACATTGATGATGCTTACCGCTACATTATGTTTTCGTTCGAAGATGCAGCTTTCTACAACTCGCGATTACGCTATGTTCAAATTTCCAATATTCTTCCTCTAATATCAGAAGCCTATCAACTTAAAACCGACAGACAAAAAGCTGAATTACGAAGGTATTTAATTATAATCAGCTTGTTAAGTCTGATTTTATTGATTGCTATCATCGCCATTTTCAACCAGATAAAATCGATGCGTAACGCAAAGAATGAATTAATAAAAGTAAACGATCGTTTGCTTGAGCTAAACGATGAATTGAAAACCGCCAATGATGAGTTAAATACCCTGAATCATGATTTAATAGAATCGGATTTGGTTAAAGAACATTATATCGGAAGCTTTTTGGCCATCTGTTCTGATTATATCGACAAGCTGGACAGTTTTCGAAAAATGGTGAATAAGAATATTGTTGCTCATAAAGTGGAAGAGTTATATACCACCACCAAATCGAGAAAATTGATTGATAAAGAGGTGGATGATTTCTATAATAGTTTTGATAACATTTTTCTGCACCTCTTCCCCGATTTTGTTGATCGGATTAATGCCTTATTACTGGAAGATGAAAGAATTGTTTTGAAAAAAGATGAAGCCTTACCTACCGAAATCCGCATTTTTGCTCTGATTCGCTTGGGAATAAAAGACAGCTCTAAAATTGCTCATTTGCTTCGTTACTCGGTTAATACCATTTATAATTATCGGGTGAAAATAAAAAATAAAGCCGCCGTTCCTCGCGATGATTTTGAAGACTATGTTATGAAGATTGGTTCAAAAATAGAATAG
- a CDS encoding ArsC/Spx/MgsR family protein, whose product MKKKVYYLSSCDTCKRIMKEVGVDDNFEQQDIKTTTVTEDQIESFYKHTQSYEALINKRARKLKDALTENPVNEDADYKKLLLMDYTFLKRPVFEIGNQLFVGNAKKTVEEIKQSLKK is encoded by the coding sequence ATGAAAAAGAAAGTTTACTATTTATCAAGCTGCGATACTTGCAAGCGCATTATGAAAGAAGTAGGTGTTGATGATAATTTTGAACAGCAGGATATCAAAACTACCACTGTAACTGAAGATCAAATCGAAAGCTTTTACAAACACACACAAAGTTATGAGGCGCTTATTAATAAAAGAGCCCGAAAGTTAAAAGATGCGTTAACCGAAAATCCAGTTAACGAAGATGCAGATTACAAAAAGCTTCTTTTGATGGATTACACTTTTTTGAAACGTCCTGTTTTCGAAATCGGTAATCAGCTATTTGTTGGAAATGCCAAGAAAACGGTTGAAGAAATCAAACAGTCTTTAAAGAAATAA
- a CDS encoding triple tyrosine motif-containing protein — MKKSIILAVLLCIYGHLWADDFNSGIPFITHYTEKDHHVSNKNHCIVQDQRGVLYFANDYGILEFDGNDWQIIQVPSNRSNVQSLALDANNRLYVGAQGDFGYIDYNKPYGLIFNSLLDKISAEFRNFGDIVNTFVLEDKVVFQCRDGLYIYRNNQIMVYALSGGILSAFKINNQIIVQGKEALFCFTGSGFEKINATSKLKNTWVRFILPRRDSWLIGTQQSGIYELKNNQLFPLDFTPSVNITKSQITTAQMNKQGDLIIGTRESGLFVIDKNNHLISHLTKTKGLKSNEISTLYFDQNDNLWVANKKGIDFVELASPFTRLLPDSDEPFEVYDATIFENNLYLATHKGLLYAPINKLNNVMSPQSPFIRVNGSDDINWSLNIIDQSLIVAHNGGFSQVKGGQIIQTISTYGGWKVIPTSSDHNHLIAGTYKGIVILVKNHKGLYQLEKQIDGFDESSRVMEVDNNGLIWIAHGYKGIYKLKLSNTYDTLEELHFYNHSKGLPTNFYNSVFKINQKIVFGTEYGIYRYDGAKDKMVLDASFTSNTWGWRIGRMLKQDASGNIWFVGNNSAGIMHNHPDGRTSIESIPFVKLSDFYIPGFESFTLLPNQNVLIGGKEGLVYFNMQKNKLLHQPFQVIIRRVSNLKNNQEIIYNDRFHYLCDTVLNTQHQLQPSSNSLQFDFATGFYENTNHLTYKYYLEGFDNDWSNWVSEPFKQYTNLPPGKYIFRVKARNTYGTESNEATFHFSILTPLYLTWPAITLYFSVIILILWLIIKIRTKRLTREKERLISEQQHLLKLEHSKLQEEQLRNDLQSKKEELSGLAMKVIYKNEKLSELKDKVTSIKEMASDKVARQLSRTLSFIDKELADDHWDDFEMRFDMAHNNFIKRLKEDFPNLTSKDLKMCAYLRMNLSTKEMAQLLNMTVRGVETARYRIRKRINLGSSSNLNEFILTY, encoded by the coding sequence ATGAAAAAATCGATAATACTTGCCGTCCTGCTTTGTATTTACGGCCATTTATGGGCAGATGATTTTAATTCCGGAATACCGTTTATTACCCATTATACAGAAAAGGATCATCACGTATCAAATAAAAATCATTGTATTGTCCAGGATCAAAGGGGTGTACTTTACTTTGCTAACGATTACGGAATATTAGAATTTGATGGAAACGATTGGCAAATTATTCAGGTACCATCAAACCGATCTAATGTGCAATCGTTAGCTCTCGACGCAAACAATCGTTTATACGTAGGTGCACAAGGTGATTTTGGCTACATCGATTATAATAAACCATATGGACTTATTTTCAATTCACTTTTGGATAAAATATCTGCAGAGTTCCGTAATTTTGGTGATATCGTTAACACTTTTGTGCTAGAAGATAAGGTTGTATTTCAATGTCGCGACGGCCTTTACATTTACCGTAATAATCAAATAATGGTTTATGCTTTAAGCGGTGGAATACTTAGTGCTTTTAAAATCAACAACCAGATAATTGTTCAGGGAAAAGAGGCACTTTTTTGTTTTACAGGCAGTGGATTTGAAAAGATAAATGCCACATCAAAATTAAAAAACACATGGGTTAGATTTATTTTACCTAGAAGAGATAGTTGGCTAATTGGAACTCAACAATCAGGTATATATGAATTAAAAAACAATCAACTTTTCCCTTTAGATTTTACTCCCTCTGTTAATATAACAAAATCGCAGATTACCACTGCACAAATGAATAAACAAGGCGATCTGATTATCGGAACCAGAGAGTCGGGCTTGTTTGTGATTGATAAAAACAACCATTTAATCAGTCATCTAACCAAAACAAAAGGATTAAAAAGCAACGAAATTAGCACGCTATATTTCGACCAGAATGACAACCTTTGGGTAGCCAATAAAAAGGGAATTGACTTTGTTGAACTAGCTTCTCCATTTACCCGATTATTACCCGATAGTGATGAACCCTTTGAGGTGTATGATGCTACTATTTTCGAAAACAATCTTTACCTCGCAACACATAAAGGTTTATTATATGCTCCAATAAACAAACTCAATAATGTAATGTCACCCCAATCGCCATTTATAAGGGTTAATGGATCGGATGATATTAACTGGAGCCTGAACATTATTGATCAATCTCTAATTGTTGCGCACAATGGAGGTTTTAGCCAGGTAAAAGGCGGACAAATCATTCAAACCATATCCACTTATGGAGGATGGAAAGTGATTCCGACATCTTCTGATCATAACCATTTAATAGCCGGCACTTATAAAGGAATTGTCATACTTGTCAAGAATCATAAAGGCTTGTATCAACTGGAAAAACAAATTGACGGTTTTGATGAATCGAGCCGGGTAATGGAAGTAGATAATAACGGATTAATATGGATTGCACATGGCTATAAAGGCATCTATAAACTTAAGTTATCAAATACATATGATACGCTTGAGGAACTTCACTTCTACAATCATTCCAAAGGTTTACCAACCAACTTCTACAACAGTGTTTTTAAAATCAATCAAAAGATAGTATTTGGTACCGAATATGGAATCTATCGTTATGATGGTGCAAAGGATAAGATGGTTTTAGATGCTTCTTTTACAAGTAACACCTGGGGTTGGAGAATCGGTAGGATGCTTAAACAAGACGCATCTGGTAATATATGGTTTGTGGGTAATAATAGTGCAGGTATAATGCATAATCACCCCGATGGAAGAACGTCTATTGAATCCATACCATTCGTGAAACTTAGCGACTTTTACATTCCCGGATTTGAATCATTCACACTTTTACCCAATCAAAATGTTTTAATAGGTGGAAAAGAGGGCCTTGTTTATTTTAACATGCAAAAGAACAAGCTATTACATCAACCTTTTCAGGTGATAATACGACGAGTAAGCAATCTTAAAAACAACCAGGAAATCATCTATAATGATAGATTTCATTATTTATGCGATACAGTTTTAAATACCCAACACCAACTGCAACCATCGAGTAATAGCCTTCAATTCGATTTTGCTACCGGTTTTTACGAAAATACAAATCACCTTACTTATAAGTACTACCTGGAAGGCTTTGATAACGATTGGAGCAATTGGGTAAGCGAACCCTTTAAACAATATACAAATCTACCGCCGGGCAAATACATTTTCAGAGTAAAAGCACGTAATACCTATGGAACAGAGTCGAACGAAGCAACCTTTCACTTCTCTATATTAACTCCATTATATTTAACATGGCCAGCCATTACACTTTATTTTTCGGTTATTATATTAATATTATGGCTAATTATTAAAATTCGAACCAAACGATTAACTCGTGAGAAAGAACGCTTGATCAGCGAACAGCAACATTTGCTAAAACTCGAACATTCGAAATTACAAGAAGAGCAATTAAGAAACGATTTACAATCGAAGAAAGAAGAATTGTCGGGGTTAGCAATGAAGGTGATTTACAAAAATGAAAAATTATCAGAACTGAAAGATAAAGTAACTTCGATTAAAGAAATGGCTTCTGATAAAGTGGCCCGTCAATTGAGCCGTACATTAAGTTTTATTGATAAGGAACTAGCTGATGATCATTGGGATGATTTTGAGATGCGTTTTGATATGGCACATAACAACTTTATTAAACGCTTAAAAGAGGATTTCCCAAATCTTACATCCAAAGATTTAAAAATGTGCGCTTATCTGCGAATGAATTTATCAACCAAAGAAATGGCACAACTATTAAACATGACAGTAAGAGGCGTTGAAACAGCCCGATACCGAATAAGAAAACGAATCAATCTCGGTTCTTCTTCAAACTTAAATGAATTTATATTAACGTATTAA